Part of the Henckelia pumila isolate YLH828 chromosome 2, ASM3356847v2, whole genome shotgun sequence genome is shown below.
tccgtgccctgctagAAAAAATCAGAATTACAAATGCTGTTCAAATATGAAATATGACATATAATCTTCATCAAGATAcaactaaacacatgcattcaAACATCAATCTCAGCATCTAAAATACATGAAAACTTGAACTTAAACAAGTATTCCATGAGTAAAACATATACAAGACTACATAAGTTGTTATTCTTCACACATAAACAAGATCTTTTCTTCTAACATGATTGACAAAACCTATGGCACATACTTCTGCTAAAAACCTGAGTCACCACGTCTAAGACTCTCTCTTGAGCTACCAACGTCGACTCTAACTAGCTTCTGCCcctcctattgccatgcacacatacaaaacaagacaatagccggataatctccggtgagaatatgattcccagtataaatgacataaacatgcaataacaataaCATTTCAACTCAAGATATAATgtcaatgcaatgcatgttttgtAAACTAAATCAATCAtcgagattcgtatccgatcccGACATCAAGATTTGTATCCTATCTTGGTATGGATATATCCACTTCTCATAGTTCATATCTGAATCGATATCAAAGTTCGTATCCGACTTCAACATCATGATAAATGCAATATGAATCACATATGCATTAAGTAAAATTGAATTCAACAAACTCAAGTTCTAATTCAAGAACACATAAataagcaagtatgtgatttttagaGAAACTCAAGAATCCTCCGTCTCGAGTATTAAATCCCTTAGCGATCCATGTCAGTTTATACCTTTTCTAGTAAATCGTAGATGCTCCGAGTCTGGATAATCTATATCAAGAAAGGCATATCAAACTCTATTCAAGACTCTTgttaaaattctgctcaagttcATATCTAAATCTTCAAGTCCAAATAACTTCAAACCTTGTTCAATTTGTTCCCGGATAAAAAATCTGAATTCCCGAGCTTGGAACACTATAATACAAAGCTGAAATAAATGATAACAAGCCACAATATCAGCTTTTAATCTCAAGCAAATCTCAGGTCAAATACTGATACGAAAATCTTGACGATTCgtaaaccgacggcataacgttTAAAAACCGGCAACCAAAACTATATTGATATCAATTCAACCATCCAATATCATTcataaacatcatatatcagctaaaatatatcaaatctcaacaacatcaaaatttcataatttcaaaattcacttCAAAAATCATTACAAATCCGAATGGcattctttttccgatccgttTTCGAATATGTAATACATGCTAGCTCAATAACATGCTATCCAATAATAATCGAATTCCATTAtctctttaaaatttaaatatgataGAACTTAAGAAAACTTACGCCAAAGCGTAACTCTCGGAGTGGTGATCGCGAATATATGTTCGATTCTGAAATCTGACGGATGGATGTCGAGAAATCAAAGCTTTGGAAGAGTGAAAATGGCGTGGGGTTTCTCTTATGATCTTATTCCCTCTTTAGCTGCTATTCATGTGAGAAATGATAGAATGAAAGTGGAGAATTAGATATATTCAAGtcaattgcagtttagtccttgaactcTTTGTTATTTGCAAATCAGTTCTCGGACaatcgttttaattcaatttcaatcctaaataatttaagaatattagaatttaattctaaactctaaatattctcaaattaaatattctcgaattaaaattaaataatctcgggccttacaatttaagtaggttgggttgaaattttcTAAAGTTGGGCCTAGGTGGGCCAACCCGCGCGGATCACGGGCCTAGGCGGGTCAGCCCGCGACGGGCCTagagaattattattttttttacatttattgtgatatatgtatttttaatgaaagttgtgaaatttttttgtattaattactttctataaaatttacacgtataaaatcaataattaaaaaatttattaatatgtttctattaatatttatttataaaataaaatttataattaattataatgatttttatttgtagTGAGCCAACCCACCGGCCGACCCGCCTAACTCGTAACTCACCTTGAGTTGGGTTGAGTTAAGAATTTTCAACCCGTCGCGATGGTGGATCGGCCCATCCTCGACCCGCCAAATTATAGGTTTTTGGTGAACTGACTCGCTCCACCATTGATTGGCTCGTTTTCTGATAACTATAATAATAATGAGTGTGAATGGCATGCCGCACCATCCGAAAATAGAGTGAGAGAAAGAATGAGTAATTAGAAATTAGAATGTGAATTTATTTATGTAATATTGCTGTACACCAAAGGGTGTTTTCGTACCTacattatttatatatacaacCTTTCCCTTCTTCCATTCCAAAAACTCATCCActttgtaattaattaataataataataaatggcTGCAGCAGCTTGGGTGTTTGTGATGGTACTCGCCATTATTGTTATAACCTGCAGCAATGCATCCATTCACGACCTACGCCCACGGCCTGGATTCGGCGGCCATCTTGTGGACTGCCTTAGCTGGAGGCTGGCGGTGGAGACCAACAACCTCCGCAACTGGACGCTGGTGCCGCAGTCGTGCGAGAACTACGTGGGTAATTACATGCTGGGCAAACAGTACAGCCGCGACTGCAAGGCGGTGGCCAACGCCGCCTTGGAGTATGCTGGCAGCCTCAATCTCACCGGCGACGCCAAGGATATTTGGGTTTTCGATATCGACGAGACTACCCTCTCTAATTTGCCTTACTACGCTCGCGCTGATGTTCAGTTTGGGTAATTCATTTTCCATCATCAATTTCacctttatttatatattttacttttttttttgttttgtaatatatatatatacatataagcTAATATTAATAATGTTTTAAAATTATCGAAAAGacactctcaaaaaaaaaaaatcatcgaaaagactattttttttaaaaaaaaatcattctatccttgtgttttttttttatgaaatttaataAGTGGTTTACTGTATTTATAAAGTTGTTAGATAATGGAAGAACAAAGAAATGTGGGAATGTCGATCCTGATTCCTGCATAAGGGTAATGTTTCCTTGGCTATGATTATGCGGGGTCAACAATTTTCATGAGGAATCCACATAAAAATTGGATGTGACCCAATCATGCCAAAAAAACTGCAGAGGGTACAGGGTCGAATTTCCCAAGAAATGTTGAGAAAAcagtaattatattatatatatatatgaatatcaTGAATATATTCGAGATGGATAATGTTACTATTAATATTCCGAATTACGAAATTAAACATATTAAAAACATTGCCCCTATGATCATtgtcttttttgttttttgtttttttgaggACCCTAACATTGTCTTTATATATGCATAATAATTCATACTCCATTATAGTCTCTCTGTGTACCCCATGAGACAGACAACTTGATTAATTTATtacttattatattattttttttacacatGCATCATATACCACATGTTTTCAAGAtgtggggaaaaaaaaaaacaaaaaaaaaaataacacgcaaaaaattatatgtataaTCAAAAATCGATCCTTTGATCATCACTCATTAAAATCTTGACGAAGATCGACCAACATTATTATATTTACGTGGTGGTTGGCGATCGAGCATATACATACATTTTCTTCtatgtaattaaatatatatactttTTCAGGGCATTACCGTACAATAACACAAAATTTAACGAATGGGTGGCGGAAGGGACCGCACCGGCGATACCATCGATACGGTATTTGTACAAGAAATTGTTGTCTCTAGGGATCAAGAATGTGTTCTTATCTGGCACAAATGCGAGATTCAAAGAAGTAAGGGTCGCGAATCTCCACAAAGCTGGTTACCATAGCTGGGAAAAGCTGATTCTCAAGTAAATCGCTACaacttaaatattttctttttagctcaattattattattaaatttatttagagGTAAAATCAGCAAAATTTTTGATGTGATTTTGACACTATAAAAAGGTTAGTATAAGAGATGCAACtgttatataataatatagataaaaataacaTTGGGCATCATgttggatttttattttttttttgaaatcacaAAAATAGTTTTCAATTATTAAGCATCCATCGAAGGATATTCGGAATGGATATACccattattataatttaatttgaatgctatatatatatgtgacaAAATTTGAAGGGGAGAGGAAGATAAGGGATTGTCGGCAGTGGCCTACAAATCGAAGAGGCGGACGGAGCTGGTGAAACAAGGTTACAAGATCGTAGGCAATATCGGAGATCAATGGAGTGATTTGCTTGGAGACAATGCAGGAAGCCGCACATTCAAAGTGCCGGACCCGATGTACTATATTGgttgattattatttaattttcattttattatcaTATATTTTGTCACAattaagtgtcatatgacacgtGTCAAATGTCTGGTATCATTCGCAAATAAATCAAACGCCATTTAATAATTCGTCACGTATCAGAGAGGTCACTCTAGAACTTTCTTTGAGGTTACTCCGTATCCTTACAgtttgtttggattttttaaaaaataatttttttagatgaATGATATGTTgtaaaatttacaaaaaaaaacttgaaatttatgagtaattaaataaatataatatttaaaaattttattataatttttgaacTTCAAATCCTATGAAATCTTATAAATTTACACCAATTTTATTAAGGATTTAAATGAAATTCCATCAAATATCAATAACAtttcaaaatcttattttatccAACATCCGAAATGATATTTGTAATTTCAAATGTTATCGAATCCTTTTGAAATTCGTTTTTACCAAACACGTTGTTATTAGTCAAGTCTTCTTTGTGAAGCTTCTCGTTTGTTGCCTGCTTGGGgttttcctttcttcttcttatttagCTGATTGGAAGGTTTGTGTGGGgtttaaatgatatatatatatatatatatatatataaagttcttttatggtgtccAACACTATATGCTCACTTCATGTCCATCATGTACAATAGTTGAGTTGACCGGtataatagatgagttgacttgtacatggtggacatAAAGTGAGTATTTAGTGTTGGACACcataaaagaaatatatatatatatatatatatatatatatatatatagacattaATGAGTAAATGGCGTTCTTTTTCTATTTCTCCCGAGGAAGGGGAGTTGATATCCGTTAGTGAGAAATTAGTGGTCCAAGGATGGAATCTCACTCCTTGGGAAAGATCTTAACTCGCAGTCCGCGGGCCCATCCCGTTAGCACAGACCACAATAGAAAAATCTCAATATGAGTTTTTTTGCGTTTCTATTTCTGTCACATCATTGTAAggtcaaaaacaaaaaacttcATCAACTCTTCACTATaacaaaaaattcaaacttTTTTATAAACCTCACGTTCAATTCAAATATATCAACTATCagtttataaatattatatatatatatatatatatatatatatatatatataaatgatgtatttttattatgtcttacttaattttaaaaataaaaacacaaaaaaaaaattcaaagtaacgattataattaaaatgataaaaaatacaaaaaaacaaaaaaaaaaagtaatactACCATACCTATAtacatgtgtatatatatatatatatttatatatatatatatatatataaaataaaaaaaacaataaattaaaaaaaaaagggtcAAACGGCGCTCTTGAGAATACGAGCACCCTTTGCTTCTACAAGTGAAAAAACTCCTCCCACACCCCAATGGAAAGGGCTGCCATTGGGGATGCCCTTAATCAAAACTCAAAAGGCGGTTATGGATTCTATTCGAAAGCTATGGAACCCACGTAAAGAACTAACTATTGCTTATCCATCGGGAACTCCATTTCCTTTTACCTTTGAAGATAATGGAGATTTGGAACGTGTGTTGAGTCTTgatcttataataataaatatttgttaATGTTGAAAAAAATTCAAGGCGGTGATCTAGCTATAGTTGATAATTGGTCTTTTTATTACTACCAAAATCTAGGTCCGTGTGTGTCAGGATCGAAAAGAAACCGTTGAACTGGATCAAGTATCTACTGGATTGGATCCCTATTGCAGTTTCTCTAGTAGTGAGTTGTTGCTGCTGGTTGTCTGAACTATTCGCCTATTGATTCTTTAATGAGTTCAGTAGTGTGAGTCACTGAACTCTCttttctctatatatatatccaaaacAGTTAACTAACAAATATAGAATTGTGCGGAACAAGGTCAACTAAGAGATTGAACTTGTATCAAGTGGCTCTACTGgatgtgtgtgtgtttgtaCAAAAGAGAATAAACGACACAACAATTTGTTTTTAGATGTTTGGAGACTCAACTGCTCCTGCGTCACTCCTTCTGTTTCCAAAAggtatcactagaagactttgactaaaACACTCCACCTCAGCAAGGACTTACCCCACTGGCTACAACTGAGACTCCTAGTTCTTTACTGGTTTCAGTCATCAACTGAAAACAGGTTACAGAGGTTTGCAGTACCTCAACTGTATGAATAACAAGTTTACAACATAACACTTAACACAATATGATGGGATAATTCTCAATTTGGTCCCTCATATTAGGTTCTCTTTCTGATTTGGTCCTTCGTTTTTACATCGACCCAATTAAGTCCCTCAACTTTTGTCGTGTTTTTGCAATTGGTTCATCCGTCATATTAAAAGTTAAAACTAACGGGGTTACCTGCTAAGCCCATTCAAACATTACTTTTGACTTATTAAACTTGTAAACCCGTCATCCTCAATTTCTCTTACTCCCACGTTAGCATTACTTTTGAGTCCTAGGGGTGCAATCGAACCGAACAGGTTCACGAGCTTTTCGTGTttactcgataaatatttgatttgtattcAAACTTATCGAACTCAAACCGAATTCAAACACGtttgaactttttttcgagccgagtttgagccaaaattattttgttcgatagttcgcgaatagttcgcgagccttaatatttaattaatataatataattatataataaatatatatacatttcgaacatTTTCAAACATTTCGAATCATAATATCCGagcaatagttcacgaataggttcgaatatttcgagtcAAACTCGAACTttatttcgagccgagctcgagccaaaagatttgaaattatcgagctttgaatcgagctcgaactcgtattACTTATTACGAGCCAAATTCGATCCTTAAATTTTtatcattattcggctcgattcggtatGTTTGTACCCCTACTTTTGACTAACCCATCCTCAATTTCTCTTACTCCCACGTTTATCTTGTCCAAATGCTACGATGCACTTATTCCGGCAGCTTAGGGTTCGAGATTCAAATTCTTTGAATCTCTCTCTTTCTCTGTGAATTTATTGTGTCATGATTTGGAGCTGCTCTCTCTTTCCTTGTGGATTGAAAATTCGACTGGGTACACACGCATCTCGAAGGTAATTAATTTGTTAAATGGAAGTTGTGTTCGACTTTCTGCATTATCTATTCATTTTCTTTTCCTCTTTAAGCCAAGGATTCCAGCCTACAACTCATGATTAAAGGTTCAAATCGAGGCTATAGTTGATGAGTTATACCTCACGAAGGTCACATGACACTTCTTGGCTGTTAAAGTGCAGATGAAGAGCTAATCGATTAATGGGATTGTTCGGGATAATTCCTAAATATACCCCTATAATTTTGTTATCGAGCCAATTATATCCCTTTTATTTTTTCGTATCCTAAAAATATCCCTTATTAATTAAAAAGTGTCTCGAACATGTCCTTGAAACTAAATAATAACTATTCTGCCCTTTATTTcccaatttattaaaataagctTTAGTccatcatgcttccgtaagtaaaataaatcaaattaccTCTTTGACCACACTGTTGCCGGGTTATGTCCACCGGGCTTTACGGGTTGCTCCTCACAACCGAACCACGCGATCGCAACCGATGGTTCCTGACACAGACTCCTTCAGCAGCAGCTAGCACAACCTTATTTCGTttcctaccttaaggcgtataataaaagcttaatttttaaaatgaaaataacatGATAGGGGAGATCTTTGGAAATTTATTCaaacaacatattattacataaatcaacctcaTTTGAAGAGGAAGAGATAactagtttagctactcatagtagctttGTTCTTCAAATACATGAAATTACAGAAAATTAATACAAAcgtagaaagagaaatattacaatgattttatttgtaagaaaactgaagggaatgatcgatatcttcagctttctcaaatgcctgtatttatagctgaagttccactcgtttcaccgagaaacttacagctgtcttgaattctttatgccattattgataacatcttttgctagtgggagagtcacatgcccgatgacatcttttactagtggaggagtcacatgcttgactttttcttttggatttattctcctcacatgccttctttattgttgtcaGGACATTTTTTGCTTTTGCATTAGGCCCCTAGGAAAACGcggttttggtggtccctgtccaccttttcttgtctcggaaaaatcttttcgatccg
Proteins encoded:
- the LOC140884613 gene encoding acid phosphatase 1-like, with product MAAAAWVFVMVLAIIVITCSNASIHDLRPRPGFGGHLVDCLSWRLAVETNNLRNWTLVPQSCENYVGNYMLGKQYSRDCKAVANAALEYAGSLNLTGDAKDIWVFDIDETTLSNLPYYARADVQFGALPYNNTKFNEWVAEGTAPAIPSIRYLYKKLLSLGIKNVFLSGTNARFKEVRVANLHKAGYHSWEKLILKGEEDKGLSAVAYKSKRRTELVKQGYKIVGNIGDQWSDLLGDNAGSRTFKVPDPMYYIG